Genomic window (Candidatus Bathyarchaeia archaeon):
CTATTGGAAATCGAGTCCGGGAGGGCCGTCAAGGAAGTTGAAGAATTGATAAATCACCTCAAGGACAAGGGCTATACGGCCTTCGTCTTCGAGAACCCCGCCTTGGCAGCCGAGGTTAAGGGGAGATTCGCCGTGGCAACGGAGGTCTCAAGGGTTTCTGAAGCCGGACAGCTTTTACGCTCCAATATTGAAGGCTTCGCCCTAGAAACGGGTTTCGCCAAGGACTACGAGGAGTTTAGACGTTGGATGCACAGTGTCTCCATGGAAATCGCCAAGTTGAAGGTGAAGGGAGCCGTTGAAAAGAGAGACTTGCTCGTAGCCCAAGCCATCCAAACCCTAGACGACATAGACAAGACAATAAACCTATTCATGAGCCGTATGCGGGAATGGTATGGCGTTCACTTTCCCGAACTTGACCGCCTCCTAGAGAAGCATGAAACCTACGCCCGCCTAGTCGTAAACATTGGAAGCCGCGAAGACTTCAACGCTGAAAGACTCGAGAGGGAAGGCTTGCCAAGGCAGAAGGCTGAACAGATAGCCAGCGCCGCCAAATCCTCCATGGGCGCAGATCTCTCCGAAAGAGACCTAGCCCAGATACAGGCTTTAGGCCGGACGGTGCTGGGCCTATACGACCTAAGAGAGGCCATGGAAAAATACATAGACGACGTTATGGAGGAAGTGGCTCCAAACATAAAGGCCTTAACAGGAGCCCTTCTCGGTGCACGTCTTATAGCTTTGGCTGGTGGTTTAACGAATTTGGCTAAGATGCCCGCCAGCACGCTGCAGGTACTCGGCGCCGAGAAAGCCTTGTTCCGCTCGCTTAAAACGGGCACAAGGCCGCCCAAGCATGGAATAATCTTTCAACACCCGTATTTGCATGAGGCGAAAAAGTGGCAGAGGGGTAAGATTGCAAGGGCCTTGGCTGGAAAACTTGCCATAGCCGCCCGCACCGACGTTTTTGGAGGCAGATTCATTGGCGACGAGTTAAAGGCTGACCTTGAAAAGCGAATCGAGGAGATCCGCCAAAAATACGCTGAGCCGCCGCCAAAAGCCCCGGAGAAAAAGCCTAAGCCAAAACCTGAAAAGAAACGGTGGAAACGGAAACATGCAAGTTAAACCCCACCCCCGCTTCCTCCAAGTCTACATAGTCACGTTAGATGATGGAACCGAGAGGCTTGCCACGAGAAACCTCGCTCCAGGCAGAACCGTCTACGGCGAAAAACTTGTAAGGTTTGAGGGCGTCGAATACCGTCTCTGGGACCCATTCAGAAGCAAGCTGGCAGCCGCCATTCTGAAAGGCATTAAGGCTGTGCCCATAAAACCGGAACATCAAGTGCTATATTTGGGCGCGGCTTCAGGCACCACAGCCAGCCACGTCTCAGACATAGTGGGCGAAAAGGGCCACGTGTACTGCGTAGAGTTTGCAGCCAGAGCCCTCCGAGAACTCGTGAACAATGTCTGCCCCTATAGGCTGAATATGACACCCATACTGGAGGATGCCCGTTTCCCAGAAAAATATGCCATATTCATTAGGGGCAAGGTGGATGATATATACTGCGACATAGCCCAGCCCGAGCAAGCGAAAATTTTGGCGGATAACGCCGACCTATACCTTAAAGAGGGCGGTTGGATAATGTTGGCTGTGAAGGCCCAAAGCATAGATGTCACGAAAGAGCCATCTGAGGTTTATAGGCGGGAGCTGAAGGTTCTAGAAAACAGAGGCTTCATCATAGAAGATGTGGTGCACCTTGAACCCTACGACAAGGCCCACGCCATGATAGTGGCACGGTTTAGAGGCTAAAAAGCCCTTTAAGGAGTGATGAGCATTTTCTCCCACATCACGCTCACAGAAACATCAAACCTATTCACTGCGATGTTCAGCTCCTCCAAAGCCTTCCGGAGATTGTAGATGCATGTTCCAACATCATCCTTATCGCAGAGTATAGTCACAATTATGTCGTGGTGCCCATAAGTCCTCCACAAAAATTTGACTTGATGCTGAACCTTCAGAAATGAGATGGCCTTCTCAACGTCCTTCGGATTCAGATTCATGCCGATAACCACGGCGGAAAAGCCGATCTTACCGAAGTCCGGAATAGCCATAACCCTCCTCTTTATGATGCCCTTCTCCTCGAGTTTGGCTATTCTCCGATAAACAGTGTTCCGACTGGTTCCACATTTCCGAGCCAAATCCTCATAGGAGTACAAGCCCTCACACATATACCTCAGAATTTTCATGTCCAACTCGTCTACATCGTTCATGGCCACTCACTTGGTATATACTTTCAGCTTTTTCTATATACTCTCTTGGTTAAATATTTACCGATCAGCGGTGACAAATGTCCACATAGAACGTAGAGGATTGCACGTTCTTCACCACTAGTTAATGATAACCAATAGATTCGCCCTAGAATATCACGGTGATAAAGATGGCGCAGCGATTATTGGTCGTTGAAAAAACTCCGGATCTAGGGGACCAAATTGTTGGATTGAGGAGAATGATGTGTGCTAATGGTCACCCTCATAAGGTCTGTGTAGCTAGGTATAGAGATGGCTCTATATGGGTTTTCTGTCCCCACTTCGGGCGTTTAGGGCTGGAGCTGGGATGCAAGATTAGGCAGGCCCGCTGCAGGTACTTCAAGGCGATTTAAGGGCGACTTTCAGCACTCCATTTTTATGAGGCGTATATGCTTATATTCGAGACTAATATTGAGTATTTTTGTGAAAGTCCAATGACTTGTCGGGAGACGGAGAAGATAAGGGCGGCGGAGGCCATACTGAAGGAGGGCGGCTTCACCGTCTCCCAGATATGCCGCTCTAGACCAAGCTGTTTTGACATTGCAGCAAGGAAAAGCGAGGCCTTAGTCCTCATAAAGGTGCAGCAGGATATTGGATGCGTCTCTCCCTATGACTCCTTAGAGCTTAGGATGATCGCCGAGCATATATCAGCGGCCTCGCTTTTCATAAGCGAGAAAACCCGAGATAGGCCATTAGAGGATGATACGGTTTACTCACGCTATAATGTTTTAGCCGTGACCCCTAAAACCTTCGAAAATGTTGTGCTGCGGGGTATATACCCCCTAATCCAAGCTGGGCCGGGCGGATATTACGTTGAGATAGATGGCGAAGCCATCAAAAGGCGGCGGCAGGAGTTAGGCATGTCAGTTGGCGAGGTGGCCGAGAAAATAGGCATTTCAAGAAGAACTCTCTACGGCTATGAGAGGGGGATGGCGAAGGCCTCTGTGACTGCAGCCTACAATCTCCTTTGCATCCTTGGAGTTCCTGTGGCTAAACCGGTTAACATTTTCGAGGCGCCTAGGAGCCGTCGAAAACCCTTCATGACAAGGGCTAGGCAAATATTCACCCGGAACAATCTTCTCCAGAAGATTTTCAAGAGACTGGCTGGCTACAATATTGTAGCCGTCAGAAAGGCGCCCTTTGACTTCGTAGTTACAGTTCCAGAGGAAAACATGAAAATAATCGGCGGGGTGGCGGACAGCCAAGAAGCGACGCTGAGCCGAAGGATTGAGGAAATCCTAAGCTTAAGCGAGGTTGTCCAAGCTCATCCAGTCCTCGTGACGGATGGGCAGAAACCGCCATTAGATAAGGACATTCCATGCGTGAAGGGCGAGGAGATATCCAAAATCAAAAGTCCAGAAGACCTCTGCAAAATTTAAATGAGCCTTGTCTGTCTAGAATCATTTTCGTTTTTGACTTTTCTCGCGGGCTTCCAGCTTCTCCGAACGAATTCCGGGTACTCCTTGAAGGTTTCGAGGCATCGGCGCAGAAACTCTATTGTTTTTGGATCGGTGGGGTAGCCGCAACCGAAATCGCCATATTTGGCTTTTAATTCGGCTATTTCGTGGTCTCGCTCCACTTTAGCTATTATGGAGGCAGCTGAAACCACCGGGTACTTGCGGTCCGCCTTGTGCTCTGAAACAATTTCAATCTTGAAGGGCAAAAACTCTAGGATTTGCTGTTTAAAACGTTCCTCTAAGACATCTGAGGCATCTACATAGGCTATGTCCGGATGGAGAAGCTCAATTACCCTGGCCATGGCCTGTGCCTCCAGCCAATTAAGCCTATGAAGCTTCCTGCCGGTCATGACAACCCTGTCAATTTCAGCTGGTGACAACTTCACTACTACATGTTTTTTGGCTATACGCTTTATCTCGGCGGCTAGGGCTTCTCTGCGGTTTGGCGACAAGAGCTTAGAGTCCTTAACACCCAATCGAACAAGTTTTGGCAAGTCTTCGCTGTCAACTAGGATTCCAGCAATGACTAGTGGCCCTATGACGGAGCCGCGTCCAGCATCATCAACGCCTGCAACCAACATCGCGAAACCTTCGTTTACTTTTGTCTTGATTGTCTGTTAAAGGTTTTTAGGTTGTGGTTTGTATTTGGCGTGAAATGTGTATCGCAGTATTTAGATATGGGTTTAACGTCATCTACTTATGAGGCACTATAAATGGGATTTATAGGCAATGTCGTTAAGGCAATCCTTGTGGTGACTGTGGTTTGTTGGCTCTATCTTGTAATAGAATTTGTAGTGATGGAGCAGTATGCTTTAGCCCTGTTTCTTTCTATCGGCTTGCTAATTACTTCATCTATAATGCTTTACGAGTATAGAAAAAGCAAGAAAAGCGAGGAAAAGAATACTCTGTAGTTCACCGTTTGTTTGCTGTCTCTACCAGAAACCGTAAAGCCTTATCCACAACTTTTTGATGCAGTTCATTGCGATTCTCGAAAGTGACCGTAAACACTTCCGCGTCTTGCCGTGTTTTCACAGCATCCACAAGCTTGTCCCGGGCCTTCCAGTGGATCACACCCAAAACAAGTTTGCCGCTTTCAACAGCTTCTTGAACTGCTTTCCTAAATTTTTCAGAGAAAAGCTCCATGGGTCCAATTTCGTCTATAGCGATAACATCGCACTCCCTTATAGCCCTTAAAATTGCCTCAACGCCTACACTGTCCAAGTCGGCGAGGTTTACGCGGTATTTGCCCACCTTGGGGCCTGTTTTCTGGTTTATGTGAGCAAGCCATCCTTGTTTATTGCCAGCTAGGTCTATCATCTCGAAGCCTATGCGGGTTCCTCCCTCCCGAACTTCGCGGCTTATCATTCCGCCAACATGGTAGCCCTTAGCCCTTAAAGCTTCAACAACCTTAAGCAGCAGTGTTGTCTTTCCGATGCTTGGACTGCCCGTCAAAAGAAGGATGCGCTTATTCAAGCCTTTTCGCCCCTTTCATGTTTGTTGAGTTAGGAGGGCTGACACTCCGCTGGCGGCGAGCACAAGCAACTCGAAGGTTTTATAGGCTTCAATTATGTTTTGTGTCGTGTACTCGACTGTTAGGGCGTCAACCCTCCTCACTATTGGTAGGAGTTCCGCTACATCTGCAAAGTGACTTGTTAGGAAGGTTACCCGCATGTCAACCGGCTTGCCCGCTATCAATGGCCTTGCCTTTCCATCTTTAAGTTTCAGCGACGCCCTTCTAACCGCCTCTCTAAGCTCTTTCTCGATTTTTGTAATGCTTGGGCTTCTGGCGGAAACACGGCTTAATGAATCCTTCAGGGCGACGGCTTCAGCCCAAGGCGTCCACTTTTCAACGTCGTCTCTCAAAAGTTGGGCTTCCCCAGCCACCATTATCGCCGGAACACCTAATTCGCCGGCAACATAGGCGTTCAGCAGGAACTCGCTGACCTCAACATCGTTAACCTCAACCTTCCTTATGCTTCCGCCGCTATAGGTGTGATCGAAGGTGGATTTAGCTGTTCCAAACTTGGCATGATAACCCAAGAAAAGGGCGGCACTGCATCCCTCAACGCCAGCCACCATGCTTAGGGGGCGGGGAAATCCCCGGATAATTTCCACATATTCAGGCAAGTCTTCCACATGAATGTTAACCATTGGGCCATGACTGTCCGCCACCAAAACTTCTTTGAAGCCGTTTTTGTATAGCTCATCAGCCACTGTAAGCGTTATTTTTGTGGCTATTTTCCTAGCCTCCTCATATAGGGCACCCTTTAGGTTTAGGTGGCTTGGCGCCACAATGTAGGGCATCCCCTCCAAATCCACGGATATGAAGGCCTTCATTTTGGGTGCACGCTCTTGCATATGCATTGACTCGGCTATCCCCTAAAAGATTTTGCATGGGCGGTTTACCAGAAGTCTAATATCCAACCCTTCTCGAAAAATAGCCAATAAATGGCTGGTTAAAGCCGCATGGATGGCGAGAAAGAGCGGGAAGGGCTGGTTTCATCCTTCGAAAAGCAGTTAAGCGAGTGGATAGTCCGCAGACACAGCAAGGTCTTTAGGCTAGCCCTACTATTAATCATAATCCTACTGATTTTCCTGTCATCCTTCCGCTTCACGGTGGGCGGCTTAAAAGAGTGGGTTCAAATAGACCCCGCTGCAATTTTGAACATTTCTATCCAACTCTTTACGATAATGAATCCCATAAGCACTATTCCCACGTTCCTCATTTACACCGGCAAGCTCAGAGAGGATGAAAGGCTTAAAATAACAAGCACAACCACGATGATAGTCATAGCGTTGCTGTTAACATTCACCCTTTTCGGGCCACTGATATTGAAGGCTCTCGACGTCTCCGTCACAAACTTCCGGTTCGGCGGCGGGATACTACTGCTTATTCTCGCCATAGACATGCTTGGCGGAATGTCGAGGTCGAAAACCATAGACATAAGGCAGGTGGCAGTTGTGCCATTAGCCACACCCCTTCTCGTGGGGCCTGGAACTATGACCACCCTCATCGTCTTGTCCAGCACCTATTCCATAATCAACGTTTTGATAGGCGGTTTGATTGCCGCCGTGGGCGTTTACCTAACGCTTCGCTTTGCACCGCTGCTAGTTTCAGTTATGGGCAACAATGGCGTCCAAGCAGCAAGCCGCATCATGGCGGTCATACTGGCGGCCATAGCATCCCAAATGATTCACTCCGCCCTACTGGAATGGGGCATAGCGAAGACATGAAAAAACCCGTAGATGAAATAGAGTTTCCAACAGAAGTAGTCCGAGAAGGCAAGGCGCAAGTGCTTGTTCCAAAGCTATCAGCCTTTGTAGAAAAGCCCGGCGAGTATGCTCCTTCAAAAGCTCCGGTCTTCTATAACCCGGTTATGGAGTTAAACCGCGACATTGCAGTTCTAGCCCTACAAGCTTACCAGCAAACCGTAAATCGGGAAATCCTGGTCTGCGAGCCTTTGGCAGGTTGTGGCGTAAGGGGGATACGATTTGCACTGGAGGTTGATGGAGTTAAAGAAGTCATGATAAATGATATAAATGAGAAGGCCTACAGGCTGGCAAGATATAACGTTGATTTAAACAGGGTTAGTAAGCGTGTAATCGTTAAAAATATGGATGCAAATCTTCTTCTGGCCAGACACAGCGCACCCCATAAAAGGTTTGACGTTATAGACGTGGACCCCTTCGGCTCTCCAGTGCCTTTTTTGGATTCCGCCATCAGAGCAACCCGTGACGGTGGAATGTTGGCTTTAACCGCAACGGACATGGCGCCTCTCTGTGGAGTTCACCCAAAAGCATGCATACGCAAGTATGGCGGAAAACCTCTCCGCACTGAATATTGCCACGAAATTGCCCTAAGACTGGTTATTGGATGCACAGCGGCCTCAGCGGCGAAATATGAAATTGGCATAACCCCAATCTTCAGCCACAGCACCGACCACTATGTACGCATGTACATGCTCCTAAACCACGGTGCCCATGAAGCTGACCAAAGCCTCAAAAGGCTGGGCTACATTCTCCATTGCTTCAACTGCTTCCACAGAGAAACCACAAACACCCTGCTGGGACACAGCGGCACATGCCCAAACTGCAACTCAAAAATGGACTATGCAGGGCCATTATGGCTTGGAAAAATAGCGGAGGAAGACTTCTGCGCCCTGATGGAAAAAGAAGCTGAAAAAAGACTCTTCAAAATGAAAGGGAGAATCGGGAAAATTTTGGCGTTAGTGAAGGCTGACAGCTCAGCCCCGCCCACCTACTACGTTCTTGACAAGATATGCGACAAAATGCGCTGGCCTGTGCCACCCGTTAGACTTGTCCTTGAAAATCTAAGAGGGAGGGGATTTGAAGCCCATCTGACCCACTTCAACCCTAAAGGCGTCAAGACGAATGCGCCAGCCTCGGAGGTTACAACAGTTATCAGTCAGCTTCTGAATTTTAATAAGAATATTGGAATCAGATGCTGACTCAACAAGCTTTAAAAGTCAACAACAATCATATTCTAAACCCGGTGATTCCTTGGAAAGGAAAGTCCTAATTTTGGTTGTTCTGGCAGTTGCTGCTCTTGCTCTAGCAAGCCCTGCAAAGTGCATCGCCAACGTCAAGGTCTACGGCTATACCGATAAGCCACAATATGTGGCCGGCGAAACCGTAACGCTGAAACTCTGGGTTTACAATCATGGCCCAGACGAAATAGTCCTGAAAAATGTGACGATCTACTGTCCATGGTACGCGCCAGTTTGGGGTGGAAACTACAGCCTTACTGGCATAGACGCTGTTCTATCCGCTGGTAAAAATTGGAGCTTGACAAAACAGTTCACGGTACCCACTGACGGCAGGGCCCTTGGCGGAGACATAAAAATTGAGGTTGCGTACACCTCTATTGGCGGTGCATATAAGTTTACAGATGAAATTCCATTGGATGTTGTTAGGCCTTCGCTTCGCTCTTTGGAAAGCATGGACAAACTCTTGACATTGGTTACTATACAGGCGGTGTTGGTGATTGTTTGCACGATAATTTTGGCTGCGACGATATTTCTTTCAGTGCGAAGGCCGAAAGTTGTTTTAGAAGAAACCATTGAGAAAACAGAATAGCCTTTCACCCTCCATTTTTCCACTCAGTTTTTAAGCATGTTCTGTAAATTCCCTATAATAGCTTATCAGCCATCTTAAGAAGTGTTGGGGGTGCGTGGAGCTCGGGAAAGTTTTAGTCACATCGGCTTGGCCCTACATAAATGTGACTCCGCATATCGGCAATCTAGTGGGTTCTGTGCTTTCAGCGGATGTTGTCGCCCGCTATTACCGGCTTAAGGGCGAAGAGGTTGTCATGGTGAGCGGCTCCGACGAGCATGGAACACCTATCGAAGTGGAAGCCATAAGGCTTGGCGTAAAACCGAAAGATTTAACGGACAAAAACCATGCGAGGGTGGCTGAGCTCTTTAAGAGGTGGGGTATATCCTTTGACAATTATACGCGCACCGAAAGCCCCGTGCACAAGGAATTTGTCCAGCAGCACCTAATGAAAATCTACAATAACGGCTACATTTTCACGCAGGAAACCGAAATGCTCTACTGTGAGAGATGCCAGCGTTTCCTCCCAGACCGTTTTGTTGAGGGCAAATGTCCCCACTGTGGTCATGTGCCAGCCCGGGGAGACCAATGTGACGCCTGTGGAAGACTGCTTGAACCCACAACCCTCATAGAGCCCTACTGTGTAATCTGCAAGGGTAAACCGGTAGTCAGAAAGACGAAGCACTGGTACTTCGACCTTGCAAAATTCTCGGACAAACTAGCCGAGTACATAAGCGAAAACAAGCAGTTGCCAGCTAACGCCAAAAACTTCAGCTTAAACCTCATAAAGGAAGGGTTGAAGCCGAGAGCTGTCACCCGCGATGTTAGTTGGGGGATTCCGGCGCCTTTTCCAGGCGCTGAGGGCAAAACCATTTATGTTTGGGTTGAAGCCGTTTTGGGGTATGTCTCCGCCACCATAGAATACTTTAGAAACCGCGGAGATCCAGAGGGCTGGAAAGCCTACTGGTTTGACAAGAACGCAAAAACCCTCTACTTTATCGGCAAAGATAACATTCCATTCCACACCATAATTTTGCCAGCTCTGCTCATGGCTTCCCATGAGAACTACAATTTACCATGGAATGTTTCAGCCACTGAGTTCCTCCAGTTTAAGGGCGAAAAAGCCTCAAAAAGCTTAAGGATAGGCATCTGGATAGATGAAGCCCTAGAACTTTTCCCGCCGGACTATTGGCGCTACTTCCTAATTGCCACGCGTCCAGAAACAAAAGACTCCAACTTCTCATGGGAAATCTTCGCAGAAAAAATCAACGCAGACCTAAACGATACTTATGGAAACTTTGTCCACAGAACATTATCCTTCATAAACAAGCATTTCGACAGCCGAGTACCGGAACCCGGCAATTTTGATGCTGGGGACAACCAAGTTTTAGAAAGCCTCAAGGAACGCGTCAATGAAATTGCTGGCAACTATGAGGCTTGCAGACTCCAAGCTGCGGCAAGCGGGGTTATGGGCATAGCTAGGCTTGGCAACCAGTACCTCAACGAGAAGGAGCCTTGGAACCTTATAAAGCTGGATAAAGCCAAGGCGGCGACAACCATGTATGTAGCCGTTCAGCTCGTGAAAGCCCTGGCGATAATCTCCGCTCCAATAATTCCGTTCACAGCGGAGGAACTTTGGAAAACCCTAAACCTTCCGGGCAGCGTTCACCAGCAGAAATGGGAGGAAGCACTTAAGCCTCTGCCAGCTGGGCACATGATAGCCGAAGCCAAACCCTTGTTCCGCAAGATAGAGGCTGACGAGAAAAAGCTTGACGAGATGCTGGAAAAAGTTAGGAAAGCCATGGCGAAGTGAAAACTCTGAAAGCTAAAATCGACCTTCACGTTCACACATGCTACTCTTATGACGGGCTAATCAAACCTGAAGAACTGGTCCTCTACGCTAAAAAGGCAGGGTTAAACGGCATCGCCATAACAGACCATGACAGAATAGACGGCGCCCTCAAAATTGCAAGGGAGGTAAAAGATCTTCTCATAATCCCCGGGATAGAAGTTTCAAGTCTAAACGGCCATGTGATTGGGCTTAACCTCCAAGAGCCCGTACCCAGAAAACTAAGCGTGGAGGAAACAGTGGACAAGATTCATGAGCTTGGCGGCTTAGCCATCGCATGCCATCCCAAAGCCATTTTAAAGGCTAGCCTGGGACAAGAAATCAGCAAAATTTTTGACGCTGTTGAAGTGATAAACGCTTCAGCCTTCCCATTTAGGCACTTCGTCGAGAAGGCGCGGGAAATAGCCAACCGGCTTGGTTTGCCTCAGGTGGCTGGAAGCGACGCCCACTACGCTCCAGAGGTTGGTATGGCATATACGCTTGTGGAGGCTGAGCTTAACTGCGAAAGCGTGGTTAAAGCCATAAGTAGGGGGCTCTGCGAGCCCATGGGCAACACCATACCGCTTGGAACAAGGCTTAAAAGAGAATTTTTGGCCATCAAAGTCAAGATATTTTAGCAAAGTTGCGTTTATGTTCCGACAACAATAGGTTCGGTGATCTTCTTCAGCATTGCAATGGCTGAGAGCGCCGCCAACAAACTCGTTTTTGGATTCTCGGCGGACGGCACATTCTCCACGTGAACCGTTAACTCGCCAAACTCGCCTTTAACCTCAATTTCATGGACATTCCTTTCCAACGTCGGGTCAGCTATCACTTTTACAATTGTTTCTTCCGCGCCAATACCTGCCAAGCTTAGAGTGGCTGCCACATTAACGTTCGCCGGGAAAAGCCTACAAGCCTCTGCTGCAGCCCCCTCGTATATGACGGTTGGCTCCTCAATTTTTCCGCCAAACCTCTCATTAAAGTAGGTGTTGTCCTTCAAAGCTTCTAAGGGCTTCCTTGTGGTTAGAACTATCCTCTCTATTTTGCCAATTGCTGAAGCCTTCACTCCATCCAGCCCCGCGATGGCACCGGATGGCACGTAAACCTTCCGGCCGTTTTCTCTGGCTGTGTGGCTTATCTCGTTTGTCAGTCTCGCATCCACGAGGGCGCCGGCACTCATGATCATCAAGTCTTTCCCAGCCCTAAGCACTTTAGTGGCGTAAGCCCTAACCGCCTCTTGGGAAGCCGCCTCCACAACCAACTTTACATCTCCACATTCAAGGAGCTCCTCAAAGCTTTCGGCAATTTTAGGCCTATTTTTTAGCCCCCGCACTAAATTCTTAGCCCTTTCAAGGTTTTTATCATAAACCATAACTAAACAAGCATTTCCAGCTTGTCCCCTGTCCATTGCCTTAGCCAGCACGGTTCCTATGGCGCCACATCCAATTAGACCCACACCCAATGGCATAGCCGCTTCCTTCTGGCAGAACTTGCTCAACTGAATGCATGCAAGTCTCCCTATAAACGATTCTCCTAAAAATAGCGTGGATTCCGTAAAAAAAGGCTGGGGAATGCTATACG
Coding sequences:
- a CDS encoding PHP domain-containing protein; amino-acid sequence: MKTLKAKIDLHVHTCYSYDGLIKPEELVLYAKKAGLNGIAITDHDRIDGALKIAREVKDLLIIPGIEVSSLNGHVIGLNLQEPVPRKLSVEETVDKIHELGGLAIACHPKAILKASLGQEISKIFDAVEVINASAFPFRHFVEKAREIANRLGLPQVAGSDAHYAPEVGMAYTLVEAELNCESVVKAISRGLCEPMGNTIPLGTRLKREFLAIKVKIF
- a CDS encoding aspartate dehydrogenase, with protein sequence MSKFCQKEAAMPLGVGLIGCGAIGTVLAKAMDRGQAGNACLVMVYDKNLERAKNLVRGLKNRPKIAESFEELLECGDVKLVVEAASQEAVRAYATKVLRAGKDLMIMSAGALVDARLTNEISHTARENGRKVYVPSGAIAGLDGVKASAIGKIERIVLTTRKPLEALKDNTYFNERFGGKIEEPTVIYEGAAAEACRLFPANVNVAATLSLAGIGAEETIVKVIADPTLERNVHEIEVKGEFGELTVHVENVPSAENPKTSLLAALSAIAMLKKITEPIVVGT